The following coding sequences are from one Streptomyces sp. V3I7 window:
- a CDS encoding TetR/AcrR family transcriptional regulator: MPRRYDPERRQRIIDAAIRVVGRKGIAGLSHRSVAAEANVPLGSTTYHFATLDDLMVAALRQANEGFAQELATSGVLDEEEGDLAAGLARLLGDWLGADRTGVELEYELYLAALRRPALRPVAAEWTEETTQRLARRTDPVTAHALLALMDGICLQVLLTGAAYDEGYARETLGRVLRG; the protein is encoded by the coding sequence ATGCCCCGGCGCTACGACCCCGAGCGGCGCCAGCGGATCATCGACGCGGCGATCCGGGTCGTCGGGCGGAAGGGCATCGCCGGCCTCAGCCACCGCTCCGTGGCCGCCGAGGCGAACGTCCCGCTCGGCTCCACGACGTACCACTTCGCGACCCTCGACGACCTGATGGTCGCCGCCCTTCGCCAGGCCAACGAGGGCTTCGCCCAGGAGCTCGCGACCAGCGGCGTCCTGGACGAGGAGGAGGGCGACCTCGCGGCGGGCCTGGCGCGCCTGCTCGGGGACTGGCTGGGCGCCGACCGGACGGGCGTGGAGCTGGAGTACGAGCTGTACTTGGCGGCACTGCGACGCCCGGCCCTGCGCCCCGTGGCCGCCGAGTGGACGGAGGAGACGACGCAGCGCCTGGCCCGTCGCACGGACCCGGTGACGGCCCATGCGCTGCTCGCGCTGATGGACGGGATCTGTCTGCAGGTGCTGCTGACGGGGGCGGCGTATGACGAGGGGTATGCGCGGGAGACGTTGGGGAGGGTGCTCCGGGGGTGA
- a CDS encoding multidrug efflux SMR transporter — protein MGYLLLAGAIAAEVVATTAMKYSEGFSRPGPSLLTVLGYLVAFALLAQTLKTVSIGTAYAIWAGVGTAAVAALGLVLFGEGLSIPKVAGIVLIVAGVVVLNLGGAH, from the coding sequence ATGGGCTATCTGCTGCTCGCCGGAGCCATCGCCGCCGAGGTGGTCGCCACGACGGCGATGAAGTACAGCGAGGGCTTCAGCAGGCCGGGACCATCACTGCTGACCGTTCTCGGCTACCTCGTGGCCTTCGCCCTGCTGGCCCAGACCCTGAAGACCGTGTCGATCGGCACGGCGTACGCGATCTGGGCCGGCGTGGGCACCGCGGCCGTCGCCGCGCTCGGCCTGGTGCTGTTCGGCGAGGGGCTGAGCATCCCTAAGGTCGCCGGGATCGTGCTGATCGTCGCGGGAGTGGTCGTGCTCAACCTGGGCGGCGCGCACTGA
- a CDS encoding metal-sulfur cluster assembly factor, protein MSDTVEMKPASEEQLREALMDVVDPELGIDVVNLGLIYGIHVDDSNVATIDMTLTSAACPLTDVIESQAKDATEGLVNELRINWVWMPPWGPDKITDDGREQLRALGFNV, encoded by the coding sequence ATGAGCGACACCGTGGAGATGAAGCCGGCCTCGGAGGAGCAGCTCCGTGAGGCCCTGATGGACGTGGTCGACCCCGAACTGGGCATCGACGTCGTCAACCTCGGGCTGATCTACGGCATCCACGTGGACGACTCGAACGTGGCGACCATCGACATGACCCTGACGTCGGCGGCGTGCCCGCTGACGGACGTCATCGAGTCCCAGGCCAAGGACGCCACCGAGGGTCTGGTCAACGAGCTGCGTATCAACTGGGTCTGGATGCCCCCGTGGGGCCCGGACAAGATCACGGACGACGGCCGCGAGCAGCTGCGCGCGCTGGGCTTCAACGTCTGA
- the sufU gene encoding Fe-S cluster assembly sulfur transfer protein SufU: MKLDSMYQEVILDHYKNPHGRGLRDGDAEVHHVNPTCGDEITLRVKYDGTTVEDVSYEGQGCSISQASASVLNELLVGRELADAQKIQETFLELMQSKGRIEPDDAMEDILEDAVAFAGVSKYPARVKCALLSWMAWKDATAQALTTGADAERKTA; this comes from the coding sequence GTGAAGCTCGACTCCATGTACCAGGAAGTCATCCTGGACCACTACAAGAACCCGCACGGGCGTGGTCTTCGGGATGGTGACGCCGAGGTGCACCATGTGAACCCGACGTGTGGCGACGAGATCACCCTTCGCGTGAAGTACGACGGCACGACGGTCGAGGACGTCTCCTACGAGGGCCAGGGCTGCTCGATCAGCCAGGCCTCGGCGTCCGTACTGAACGAACTCCTCGTCGGCAGGGAACTGGCCGACGCGCAGAAGATCCAGGAGACCTTCCTGGAGCTGATGCAGTCCAAGGGCCGGATCGAGCCCGACGACGCCATGGAGGACATCCTGGAGGACGCGGTCGCGTTCGCCGGTGTCTCCAAGTACCCCGCGCGGGTCAAGTGCGCCCTCCTGAGCTGGATGGCGTGGAAGGACGCGACGGCCCAGGCACTGACCACCGGAGCCGACGCCGAAAGGAAGACGGCATGA
- a CDS encoding cysteine desulfurase has translation MTQLPGLLDTEAIRKDFPVLDRLVHDDKKLVYLDNAATSQKPRQVLDALSEYYERYNANVHRGVHVLAEEATALYEGSRDKVAEFINAPSRDEVIFTKNASESLNLVANMLGWADEPYRVDHETEIVITEMEHHSNIVPWQLLAQRTGAKLKWFGLTDDGRLDLSNIDQIITEKTKVVSFVLVSNILGTVNPVEAIVRRAQEVGALVCIDASQAAPHMPLDVQALGADFVAFTGHKMCGPTGIGVLWGRQELLEDLPPFLGGGEMIETVSMHSSTYAPAPHKFEAGTPPIAQAVGLGAAIDYLSSIGMDKILAHEHALTEYAVKRLKEVPDLRIIGPTTAEDRGAAISFTLGDIHPHDVGQVLDEQGIAVRVGHHCARPVCLRYGIPATTRASFYLYSTPAEIDALVDGLEHVRNFFG, from the coding sequence GTGACACAGCTGCCGGGCCTCCTCGACACCGAGGCGATCCGCAAGGACTTCCCCGTCCTGGACCGCCTGGTCCACGACGACAAGAAGCTCGTGTACCTGGACAACGCCGCGACCTCGCAGAAGCCGCGCCAGGTGCTGGACGCACTCAGTGAGTACTACGAGCGCTACAACGCCAACGTCCACCGCGGTGTGCATGTGCTCGCCGAGGAGGCCACGGCGCTGTACGAGGGCTCGCGCGACAAGGTCGCGGAGTTCATCAACGCGCCCAGTCGCGACGAGGTGATCTTCACCAAGAACGCCTCCGAGTCGCTCAACCTCGTGGCCAACATGCTCGGCTGGGCCGACGAGCCCTACCGGGTCGACCACGAGACCGAGATCGTCATCACGGAGATGGAGCACCACTCCAACATCGTGCCGTGGCAGCTGCTCGCGCAGCGCACGGGCGCGAAGCTGAAGTGGTTCGGCCTGACCGACGACGGCCGCCTCGATCTGTCCAACATCGACCAGATCATCACCGAGAAGACGAAGGTCGTCTCCTTCGTGCTGGTCTCCAACATCCTGGGCACGGTCAACCCGGTCGAGGCGATCGTGCGCCGCGCCCAGGAGGTCGGCGCGCTCGTCTGCATCGACGCCTCCCAGGCCGCTCCGCACATGCCGCTGGACGTCCAGGCCCTCGGCGCCGACTTCGTGGCCTTCACCGGCCACAAGATGTGCGGCCCGACCGGCATCGGCGTCCTGTGGGGCCGCCAGGAGCTGCTGGAGGACCTGCCTCCGTTCCTCGGCGGCGGCGAGATGATCGAGACGGTGTCAATGCACTCCTCGACGTACGCCCCCGCGCCCCACAAGTTCGAGGCGGGTACGCCGCCGATCGCGCAGGCGGTCGGTCTCGGCGCGGCGATCGACTACCTGTCGTCGATCGGCATGGACAAGATCCTCGCCCACGAGCACGCGCTCACCGAGTACGCGGTGAAGCGGCTCAAGGAGGTCCCCGACCTCAGGATCATCGGCCCCACCACGGCCGAGGACCGCGGCGCGGCGATCTCCTTCACGCTCGGCGACATCCACCCCCACGACGTGGGCCAGGTCCTCGACGAGCAGGGCATCGCGGTGCGTGTGGGTCACCACTGCGCACGGCCGGTCTGCCTGCGGTACGGAATTCCCGCGACCACGCGCGCGTCGTTCTATCTGTACTCCACGCCGGCCGAGATCGACGCTCTGGTCGACGGACTGGAGCACGTACGGAACTTCTTCGGCTGA
- the sufC gene encoding Fe-S cluster assembly ATPase SufC gives MATLEIRDLHVTVEADNATKEILKGVDLTVKQGETHAIMGPNGSGKSTLAYSLAGHPKYTITGGTVTLDGEDVLAMSVDERARAGLFLAMQYPVEVPGVSVSNFLRTSASAIRGEAPKLRTWVKEVKETMERLQMDPSFAERNVNEGFSGGEKKRHEILQLELLKPQIAILDETDSGLDVDALRVVSEGVNRVRETGETGTLLITHYTRILRYIKPDFVHVFSGGRIVESGGAELADKLEEEGYEAYTKGGVSA, from the coding sequence ATGGCAACGCTTGAAATCCGAGACCTGCACGTCACCGTCGAGGCCGACAACGCCACGAAGGAGATCCTCAAGGGCGTCGACCTCACCGTGAAGCAGGGCGAGACGCACGCCATCATGGGCCCCAACGGCTCCGGCAAGTCGACCCTCGCCTACTCGCTCGCGGGTCACCCGAAGTACACGATCACCGGCGGCACCGTCACCCTCGACGGCGAGGACGTCCTCGCCATGTCGGTCGACGAGCGCGCCCGCGCCGGCCTGTTCCTCGCCATGCAGTACCCGGTCGAGGTCCCCGGCGTCTCCGTCTCCAACTTCCTGCGCACCTCCGCCAGCGCCATCCGCGGCGAGGCCCCCAAGCTGCGCACCTGGGTGAAGGAGGTCAAGGAGACCATGGAGCGTCTCCAGATGGACCCCTCCTTCGCCGAGCGCAACGTCAACGAGGGCTTCTCCGGCGGTGAGAAGAAGCGCCACGAGATCCTCCAGCTGGAGCTCCTGAAGCCGCAGATCGCGATCCTCGACGAGACCGACTCCGGCCTCGACGTCGACGCCTTGCGCGTCGTCTCCGAGGGCGTCAACCGCGTTCGGGAGACCGGTGAGACGGGCACCCTGCTCATCACCCACTACACGCGCATCCTGCGCTACATCAAGCCCGACTTCGTCCACGTCTTCTCCGGCGGCCGCATCGTCGAGTCCGGCGGCGCCGAGCTCGCCGACAAGCTGGAGGAAGAGGGCTACGAGGCTTACACGAAGGGTGGCGTATCCGCGTGA
- a CDS encoding non-heme iron oxygenase ferredoxin subunit, giving the protein MTFVRVCGMSELEEDTPKRVELDGTPVSVVRTEGEVFAIYDICSHANVSLAEGEVDDCHIECWLHGSRFDLRSGKPDALPATRPVPVYPVKIEGDDVLVSLTQES; this is encoded by the coding sequence ATGACCTTCGTACGAGTCTGCGGGATGAGCGAGCTGGAGGAGGACACCCCGAAGCGGGTGGAACTCGACGGCACGCCCGTCTCGGTCGTGCGCACCGAGGGCGAGGTGTTCGCGATCTACGACATCTGCTCGCACGCGAACGTCTCGCTGGCGGAGGGAGAGGTGGACGACTGCCACATCGAGTGCTGGCTGCACGGCTCGCGCTTCGACCTCCGCTCCGGCAAGCCCGACGCTCTTCCGGCGACGCGCCCTGTCCCCGTATACCCCGTAAAGATCGAAGGGGACGACGTGCTCGTCTCCCTCACCCAGGAGTCCTGA
- the sufD gene encoding Fe-S cluster assembly protein SufD encodes MAEAQNIPVGSTTAGSIAVAAESTVVSRMSAPPSFDVADFPVPHGREEEWRFTPLERLRGLHDGTAVATSEGVKVAVEAPEGVTVETVGRDDARLGKAGTPVDRVAAQAYSAFEQASVVTVPKETVLTEPIRIAVHGEGGTVFGHQVIELGAFAEAVVVIDHTGDAVLAAGVDYILGDGAKLTVVSVQDWDDKAVHVSQHNALIGRDASFKSVVVTFGGDLVRLHPRITYAGTGGEAELYGLYFTDAGQHQEHRLLVTHNTPHCKSNVAYKGALQGDDAHAVWIGDVLIEASAEGTDTYEMNRNLVLTDGARVDSVPNLEIETGEIVGAGHASATGRFDDEQLFYLMARGIPEHEARRLVVRGFFAELVQQIGVADIEERLLAKIAEELEASVA; translated from the coding sequence ATGGCTGAGGCTCAGAACATCCCGGTGGGCTCCACCACCGCCGGCTCGATCGCGGTCGCCGCGGAGTCGACCGTCGTCTCGCGCATGAGCGCGCCTCCGTCCTTCGACGTCGCGGACTTCCCGGTCCCGCACGGCCGCGAGGAGGAGTGGCGGTTCACCCCGCTGGAGCGCCTGCGCGGTCTGCACGACGGCACCGCCGTCGCCACCAGCGAGGGCGTCAAGGTCGCCGTCGAGGCCCCCGAGGGCGTCACCGTCGAGACCGTCGGCCGCGACGACGCCCGGCTCGGCAAGGCCGGCACTCCCGTCGACCGCGTCGCCGCCCAGGCGTACTCGGCCTTCGAGCAGGCCTCGGTCGTGACCGTGCCGAAGGAGACCGTCCTCACCGAGCCGATCCGCATCGCGGTCCACGGCGAGGGCGGCACCGTCTTCGGCCACCAGGTGATCGAGCTCGGCGCCTTCGCCGAGGCCGTCGTGGTCATCGACCACACCGGTGACGCGGTGCTCGCCGCGGGCGTCGACTACATCCTCGGTGACGGCGCCAAGCTGACCGTCGTCTCCGTCCAGGACTGGGACGACAAGGCCGTGCACGTGTCCCAGCACAACGCGCTGATCGGCCGCGACGCCTCCTTCAAGTCGGTCGTCGTCACCTTCGGCGGCGACCTCGTCCGCCTGCACCCGCGCATCACCTACGCGGGCACCGGCGGCGAGGCCGAGCTGTACGGCCTGTACTTCACCGACGCCGGCCAGCACCAGGAGCACCGCCTGCTGGTCACCCACAACACCCCGCACTGCAAGTCCAACGTCGCCTACAAGGGCGCGCTCCAGGGCGACGACGCGCACGCGGTCTGGATCGGCGACGTGCTCATCGAGGCCTCGGCCGAGGGCACCGACACCTACGAGATGAACCGCAACCTGGTCCTCACGGACGGCGCGCGCGTCGACTCGGTGCCGAACCTGGAGATCGAGACCGGTGAGATCGTCGGCGCCGGCCACGCCTCCGCCACCGGCCGCTTCGACGACGAGCAGCTCTTCTACCTGATGGCCCGCGGCATCCCGGAGCACGAGGCCCGCCGCCTCGTCGTCCGCGGCTTCTTCGCCGAGCTGGTCCAGCAGATCGGTGTCGCCGACATCGAGGAGCGCCTGCTCGCCAAGATCGCGGAGGAGCTGGAGGCTTCGGTCGCATGA
- the sufB gene encoding Fe-S cluster assembly protein SufB, with product MTLPTETAHPELEGLGKYEYGWADSDVAGAAAKRGLNEDVVRDISAKKSEPEWMTKLRLKGLRLFGKKPMPNWGSDLSGIDFDNIKYFVRSTEKQAESWEDLPEDIKNTYDKLGIPEAEKQRLVAGVAAQYESEVVYHQIREDLEEQGVIFLDTDTALKQHPELFKEYFGTVIPAGDNKFASLNTAVWSGGSFIYVPPGVHVEIPLQAYFRINTENMGQFERTLIIVDEGAYVHYVEGCTAPIYQSDSLHSAVVEIIVKKNARCRYTTIQNWSNNVYNLVTKRAVAYEGATMEWIDGNIGSKVTMKYPAVYLMGEHAKGETLSIAFAGEGQHQDAGAKMVHMAPNTSSNIVSKSVARGGGRTSYRGLIEIGEGAPGSKSNVLCDALLVDTISRSDTYPYVDVREDDVSMGHEATVSKVSEDQLFYLMSRGLSEFEAMAMIVRGFVEPIAKELPMEYALELNRLIELQMEGAVG from the coding sequence ATGACTCTCCCCACGGAGACTGCCCACCCCGAACTCGAGGGTCTGGGCAAGTACGAATACGGCTGGGCCGACTCCGACGTAGCCGGTGCCGCAGCGAAGCGCGGCCTGAACGAGGACGTCGTCCGTGACATCTCGGCGAAGAAGTCCGAGCCCGAGTGGATGACCAAGCTGCGCCTCAAGGGCCTCAGGCTGTTCGGCAAGAAGCCCATGCCGAACTGGGGCTCGGACCTGTCGGGCATCGACTTCGACAACATCAAGTACTTCGTGCGCTCCACGGAGAAGCAGGCGGAGTCCTGGGAGGACCTGCCCGAGGACATCAAGAACACCTACGACAAGCTGGGCATCCCGGAGGCCGAGAAGCAGCGCCTCGTCGCCGGTGTCGCCGCCCAGTACGAGTCCGAGGTCGTCTACCACCAGATCCGCGAGGACCTGGAGGAGCAGGGCGTCATCTTCCTCGACACCGACACCGCGCTCAAGCAGCACCCGGAGCTCTTCAAGGAGTACTTCGGCACCGTCATCCCCGCCGGTGACAACAAGTTCGCCTCGCTGAACACCGCCGTGTGGTCGGGCGGCTCCTTCATCTACGTCCCGCCGGGCGTCCACGTCGAGATCCCGCTCCAGGCCTACTTCCGTATCAACACGGAGAACATGGGCCAGTTCGAGCGGACCCTGATCATCGTCGACGAGGGTGCCTACGTGCACTACGTCGAGGGCTGCACCGCCCCGATCTACCAGTCGGACTCGCTGCACTCCGCGGTCGTCGAGATCATCGTCAAGAAGAACGCCCGCTGCCGCTACACGACCATCCAGAACTGGTCGAACAACGTCTACAACCTGGTCACCAAGCGCGCCGTCGCCTACGAGGGCGCGACCATGGAGTGGATCGACGGCAACATCGGCTCCAAGGTGACGATGAAGTACCCGGCCGTCTACCTGATGGGCGAGCACGCCAAGGGTGAGACCCTCTCCATCGCCTTCGCGGGCGAGGGCCAGCACCAGGACGCCGGCGCCAAGATGGTCCACATGGCCCCGAACACCTCGTCCAACATCGTCTCCAAGTCGGTGGCGCGCGGTGGCGGCCGTACCTCCTACCGCGGTCTGATCGAGATCGGCGAGGGGGCCCCCGGCTCGAAGTCGAACGTGCTGTGCGACGCGCTGCTGGTCGACACCATCTCCCGCTCGGACACGTACCCGTACGTCGACGTCCGCGAGGACGACGTGTCCATGGGCCACGAGGCGACCGTCTCCAAGGTCTCCGAGGACCAGCTCTTCTACCTGATGAGCCGTGGTCTGAGCGAGTTCGAGGCGATGGCGATGATCGTGCGCGGCTTCGTCGAGCCGATCGCCAAGGAACTGCCGATGGAGTACGCGCTGGAGCTCAACCGGCTGATCGAGCTGCAGATGGAGGGCGCGGTCGGCTAA
- a CDS encoding metalloregulator ArsR/SmtB family transcription factor — protein sequence MKNVGMARETLKGAPQEELTTGERSTRNRVARSILDHGPSTVTELAGRLGLTPAAVRRHLDALVADDIVEARERRVYGTRSRGRPAKAFALTDCGRDAFDQSYDKLAVDALRWIAEHGGGKEAVAAFARARISAQADAYRKAIEKAAPDERTEALAKALSVDGYAATARSAPHPQKGEQLCQHHCPVAHAAEQFPQLCEAETEIFAELLGTHVQRLATIAHGDGVCTTFIPKISTDASDVSDASASTAGRNPA from the coding sequence GTGAAAAACGTCGGCATGGCTCGGGAGACCCTCAAGGGGGCCCCGCAGGAGGAGCTCACGACCGGGGAGCGTTCGACGCGCAACCGGGTCGCGCGATCCATCCTGGACCACGGCCCGTCGACCGTCACCGAACTCGCCGGCCGGCTGGGGCTCACCCCGGCGGCGGTCCGCCGCCACCTCGACGCACTGGTCGCCGACGACATCGTGGAGGCGCGCGAGCGGCGGGTGTACGGGACGCGGTCGCGCGGCCGCCCCGCCAAGGCCTTCGCGCTGACCGACTGCGGCCGGGACGCCTTCGACCAGTCGTACGACAAGCTCGCCGTGGACGCGCTCCGCTGGATCGCCGAGCACGGCGGGGGCAAGGAAGCCGTCGCCGCTTTCGCACGGGCCCGGATCTCCGCGCAGGCTGACGCCTACCGCAAGGCGATCGAGAAGGCGGCCCCCGATGAACGCACCGAAGCGCTGGCCAAGGCCTTGAGCGTGGACGGGTACGCTGCTACGGCACGCAGCGCGCCCCACCCCCAGAAGGGTGAGCAGCTCTGCCAGCACCACTGCCCGGTCGCGCACGCCGCGGAGCAGTTCCCCCAGCTGTGCGAGGCGGAGACCGAGATCTTCGCGGAGCTGCTCGGAACCCACGTCCAGCGACTGGCGACGATCGCCCACGGCGACGGTGTCTGCACGACGTTCATCCCCAAGATTTCCACTGACGCATCTGACGTATCTGACGCATCTGCTAGCACGGCCGGGAGGAACCCCGCATGA
- a CDS encoding ABC transporter ATP-binding protein produces the protein MRSEPAVQVQALVKRYGTKTAVDGLDLVARAGVTAVLGPNGAGKTTTIETCEGYRRPDSGTVRVLGLDPVADAAALRPRVGVMLQSGGVYSGARADEMLRHVAKLHAHPLDVDTLIERLGLGSCGRTSYRRLSGGQQQRLALAMAVVGRPELVFLDEPTAGLDPQARRATWDLVRDLRADGVSLILTTHHMDEAEQLADDVAIIDAGKVIAQGSPDELCRGGAENTLRFTGRPGLDVGSLLKALPADCAAAELTPGSYRVVGKVDPQLLATVTSWCAQNGVMPDRISVERHTLEDVFLELTGKELRS, from the coding sequence ATGCGAAGTGAGCCGGCAGTCCAGGTCCAGGCCCTGGTGAAGCGGTACGGCACGAAGACCGCGGTGGACGGCCTCGACCTGGTGGCCCGGGCTGGGGTCACCGCCGTACTCGGACCCAACGGCGCGGGCAAGACGACCACGATCGAGACCTGCGAGGGGTACCGGAGGCCGGACTCCGGCACGGTGCGCGTCCTGGGTCTCGACCCGGTCGCCGACGCCGCCGCGCTGCGTCCCCGCGTCGGCGTGATGCTCCAGTCCGGCGGCGTCTACTCGGGCGCGCGGGCGGACGAGATGCTGCGGCACGTGGCGAAGCTGCACGCGCATCCGCTGGACGTGGACACGCTGATCGAGCGCCTCGGGCTCGGCAGCTGCGGCCGGACCTCCTACCGGCGGCTGTCCGGCGGCCAGCAGCAGCGGCTCGCGCTCGCCATGGCCGTCGTCGGACGCCCGGAGCTGGTGTTCCTGGACGAGCCGACGGCCGGCCTCGACCCGCAGGCCCGCCGGGCCACCTGGGACCTGGTACGGGACCTGCGCGCCGACGGCGTCTCGCTGATCCTCACGACCCACCACATGGACGAGGCCGAGCAGCTCGCCGACGACGTCGCCATCATCGACGCCGGCAAGGTGATCGCCCAGGGCTCGCCCGACGAGCTGTGCCGCGGCGGCGCCGAGAACACCCTGCGCTTCACGGGCCGCCCCGGGCTGGACGTCGGCTCCCTGCTCAAGGCGCTCCCCGCGGACTGCGCGGCCGCCGAGCTGACGCCGGGCTCGTACCGGGTCGTCGGCAAGGTCGACCCGCAGCTGCTGGCGACCGTGACCTCGTGGTGCGCGCAGAACGGTGTGATGCCGGACCGGATCTCGGTCGAGCGGCACACCCTCGAAGACGTCTTTCTTGAGCTCACCGGCAAGGAGCTGCGCTCGTGA